The Halobacterium litoreum genome includes a region encoding these proteins:
- the ftsZ gene encoding cell division protein FtsZ: protein MQDIVQDALDNAEAEQREMDASSEGDEFGDPRIVIVGCGGAGNNTVNRLYNIGVEGADTVAINTDKQHLKMIEADTKILVGKSLTNGLGAGGDPSMGERATEMAQGTIKEVLGDADLVFVTAGMGGGTGTGAAPVVSKIAKEQGAIVVGMVSTPFNVERARTVKAEEGLEKLRTEADSIIVLDNNRLLDYVPNLPIGKAFSVMDQIIAETVKGISETITQPSLINLDYADMTAIMNQGGVAVMLVGETQDKNKTNEVVKDAMNHPLLDVDYRGASGGLVHITGGPDLTLKEAEGIADNITERLDASANVIWGARIQENYKGKVRVMAIMTGVQSAQVLGPSTQKQADKSRAELQDVESSSSKQRAADNASSGGSFGAHSDGGTDEVEQNNGLDVIR from the coding sequence ATGCAGGACATCGTTCAAGACGCCCTCGACAACGCAGAAGCAGAGCAGCGAGAGATGGACGCCAGCAGCGAGGGCGACGAGTTCGGCGACCCGCGAATCGTCATCGTGGGCTGCGGTGGCGCCGGCAACAACACCGTCAACCGCCTGTACAACATCGGCGTCGAAGGCGCCGACACCGTCGCCATCAACACGGACAAACAGCACCTGAAGATGATCGAGGCCGACACGAAGATTCTCGTCGGGAAGTCCCTGACGAACGGCCTCGGCGCCGGTGGCGACCCCTCGATGGGCGAGCGCGCCACCGAGATGGCACAGGGTACCATCAAGGAGGTACTCGGCGACGCGGACCTCGTGTTCGTGACCGCCGGCATGGGCGGCGGCACCGGCACCGGTGCGGCGCCGGTCGTCTCCAAGATCGCGAAAGAACAGGGCGCAATCGTCGTGGGCATGGTCTCGACGCCGTTCAACGTCGAGCGCGCACGCACGGTGAAAGCCGAGGAAGGTCTGGAGAAGCTCCGCACGGAGGCGGACTCCATCATCGTCCTCGACAACAACCGCCTGCTCGACTACGTCCCGAACCTCCCAATCGGGAAGGCGTTCTCCGTGATGGACCAGATCATCGCGGAGACCGTCAAGGGCATCTCGGAGACGATTACGCAGCCGAGTCTCATCAACCTCGACTACGCCGACATGACCGCCATCATGAATCAGGGCGGCGTCGCGGTGATGCTCGTCGGCGAGACCCAGGACAAGAACAAGACCAACGAGGTCGTGAAGGACGCGATGAACCACCCGCTTTTGGACGTGGACTACCGCGGCGCGAGCGGCGGACTCGTCCACATTACCGGTGGTCCGGACCTCACGCTCAAAGAGGCCGAGGGCATCGCGGACAACATCACCGAGCGACTCGACGCTTCGGCGAACGTCATCTGGGGCGCGCGCATCCAGGAGAACTACAAGGGCAAGGTCCGCGTGATGGCCATCATGACCGGCGTGCAGTCCGCGCAGGTTCTCGGCCCGAGCACGCAAAAGCAGGCGGACAAGTCCCGCGCTGAACTCCAGGACGTCGAGTCCTCGAGTTCGAAGCAGCGAGCGGCCGACAACGCCTCCTCGGGCGGTAGCTTCGGCGCGCACTCGGACGGCGGCACGGACGAGGTCGAGCAGAACAACGGCCTCGACGTCATCCGGTAG
- the ncsA gene encoding tRNA 2-thiolation protein NcsA, giving the protein MNCTKCDREAVMHAAYSGTHLCERHLFESVERRVRRRVREDDMLPADATPDDPETWVVGLSGGKDSVVLTDILHDTFEEDPRVEMVALTIHEGIEGYRDASLDACEELAADRDIRHEVVTYDEEFDVQMDDVAEDDPLDMAPCAYCGVFRRDILARYADDLGADKLLTGHNLDDEAETALMNILEGNVEQVAKHFDASLGPFDERNEKDGMIPRAKPLRDVPEKEIALYAQLRDLPVHMAECPHASEAFRGEIQDLMLKLEENHPGTRHSIMAGYEELAGLAADEYGDEDREVGECEDCGAPTTRDRCRKCALVDAVNAV; this is encoded by the coding sequence ATGAACTGCACCAAGTGCGACCGCGAGGCAGTGATGCACGCGGCGTACTCCGGCACCCACCTCTGCGAGCGACACCTCTTCGAGAGCGTGGAACGCCGCGTGCGCCGCCGCGTCCGCGAGGACGACATGCTGCCCGCGGACGCCACGCCCGACGACCCCGAGACGTGGGTCGTCGGGCTGTCCGGCGGGAAGGACAGCGTCGTCCTCACCGACATCCTCCACGACACCTTCGAGGAGGACCCGCGCGTCGAGATGGTCGCGCTCACCATCCACGAGGGCATCGAGGGCTACCGGGACGCCAGCCTCGACGCCTGCGAGGAACTCGCCGCGGACCGCGACATCCGCCACGAGGTCGTCACGTACGACGAGGAGTTCGACGTGCAGATGGACGACGTCGCCGAGGACGACCCACTCGACATGGCGCCCTGCGCGTACTGCGGGGTGTTCCGGCGGGACATCCTCGCGCGGTACGCCGACGACCTCGGCGCCGACAAACTCCTGACCGGCCACAACTTAGACGACGAGGCCGAGACCGCGCTGATGAACATCCTGGAGGGGAACGTCGAACAGGTCGCGAAGCACTTCGACGCCAGTCTCGGCCCCTTCGACGAACGCAACGAGAAAGACGGCATGATTCCGCGCGCGAAACCGCTCCGGGACGTCCCCGAGAAGGAAATCGCGCTGTACGCCCAACTGCGGGACCTCCCGGTACACATGGCCGAGTGCCCGCACGCCAGCGAGGCGTTCCGCGGCGAGATTCAAGACCTCATGCTGAAACTCGAAGAGAACCACCCCGGCACGCGGCACTCCATCATGGCGGGCTACGAGGAACTCGCGGGGCTCGCCGCCGACGAGTACGGCGACGAAGACCGAGAGGTCGGGGAGTGCGAGGACTGCGGCGCGCCCACGACCCGCGACCGGTGCCGGAAGTGCGCGCTCGTCGACGCCGTCAACGCCGTCTAG
- a CDS encoding ribbon-helix-helix domain-containing protein, which translates to MERVTLRIPEQQIDEVEQMVERGKFPNRSEAIRSAVREMIDEQTDQTSPKGWAKV; encoded by the coding sequence ATGGAGCGTGTGACACTCCGCATTCCGGAACAACAGATCGACGAGGTGGAACAGATGGTCGAACGGGGGAAGTTCCCGAACCGCAGCGAGGCGATTCGCTCGGCCGTTCGAGAGATGATAGACGAGCAGACCGACCAGACCAGCCCGAAAGGCTGGGCGAAGGTGTAG
- a CDS encoding double zinc ribbon domain-containing protein, whose protein sequence is MSKITFRADDDLVAAVEDLDESKSEVMREALRAYLDEHGSSDVGGAESLDAVVAERVDELVDERLGSRRAPARDVNVNISVESAEGLRATEGRERESRPATDGRREPAGRGGEQACAQCGEAVSDDHVYCPNCGEKASRRVFCECGDEVRADWAFCPHCGRRTASANALDR, encoded by the coding sequence ATGTCGAAGATAACGTTCCGGGCGGACGACGACCTCGTGGCGGCCGTCGAGGACCTCGACGAGTCCAAGAGCGAGGTGATGCGCGAGGCGCTGCGCGCGTACCTCGACGAACACGGCTCGTCGGACGTCGGCGGCGCGGAGTCGCTGGACGCGGTGGTCGCGGAGCGCGTCGACGAGTTGGTCGACGAGCGCCTCGGTTCGCGGCGGGCGCCCGCACGGGACGTGAACGTGAACATCTCGGTGGAGTCCGCGGAGGGACTCCGAGCGACGGAGGGCCGGGAACGCGAGTCGCGGCCCGCGACGGACGGCCGCCGGGAGCCCGCGGGTCGCGGCGGCGAACAGGCGTGTGCGCAGTGCGGGGAGGCGGTGTCAGACGACCACGTTTACTGCCCGAACTGCGGGGAGAAGGCGAGTCGCCGCGTGTTCTGCGAGTGCGGCGACGAGGTTCGCGCTGACTGGGCGTTCTGTCCGCACTGCGGCCGTCGGACGGCGTCGGCGAACGCCCTCGACAGGTAA